One stretch of Miscanthus floridulus cultivar M001 chromosome 18, ASM1932011v1, whole genome shotgun sequence DNA includes these proteins:
- the LOC136524770 gene encoding uncharacterized protein gives MPTAIPLLKDNPEMGPKAMKNELEKKYNIKIPYQTAFYGRHRAVDKLFGKWDDCFDCLFRFKAEIELRSPSSVVEIDIVTVEETKDNWTWFMEQSGKALGPVNNLAICTDACKGLEEAAKKVFPRVEQRECFRHLMENMEKRYKGNAYAKYMWPAARAYIVEKFNKLMDKVIEAYPDVVPWLKEHHSLLWARSRFKEVIKCDYINNNLVESWNAWIQEHKDLPVDMLAHAIRHKTMATKGGPNQAEVVVMYNDEVVRRHVVYLDQHECTCREWQVSGKPCPHALAVITSERQPNMEKFMDVAYLVHKFQAAYAGMIPIITDKSQWPQVDKGFKLLPPIGKKRGLRRQRKKRVKGCMERSGKATRHVTCKGYGRGQGRQRQKGPKKAADREKEPTPAPKTVPAPQPSLAPTPTTAPSPRTLRTRAVAAKEREAEAATAAAREREVAATVGQVGNRPGPISRRRLNLEAPQPLEMIILEAAKKMTPRKKQLATKLKKSPAKGK, from the exons ATGCCAACAGCTATACCACTGCTGAAGGATAATCCTGAGATGGGTCCCAAGGCTATGAAGAATGAGCTAGAGAAGAAGTACAATATCAAGATTCCATATCAAACTGCCTTTTATGGCAGACATAGGGCTGTAGATAAATTATTTGGTAAGTGGGATGATTGTTTTGATTGCTTGTTCAGATTCAAGGCTGAGATTGAGCTTAGATCACCTAGTAGTGTAGTTGAGATAGATATTGTTACTGTGGAAG AGACCAAGGATAATTGGACTTGGTTCATGGAACAGTCAGGCAAAGCTTTAGGGCCAGTGAACAACTTGGCTATATGCACTGATGCTTGCAAAGGGCTAGAAGAAGCAGCGAAGAAGGTTTTCCCTAGAGTAGAGCAGAGAGAGTGTTTCAGGCACCTGATGGAGAACATGGAGAAGAGATATAAAGGAAATGCTTATGCTAAGTACATGTGGCCAGCAGCAAGGGCATATATAGTTGAGAAATTCAATAAActaatggacaaagtcattgaAGCCTATCCAGATGTTGTTCCATGGTTGAAGGAACATCACAGTTTGTTGTGGGCCAGAAGTAGATTTAAGGAAGTGATCAAGTGTGACTACATAAATAACAACTTGGTTGAATCTTGGAATGCATGGATCCAAGAGCACAAAGATCTCCCAGTTGACATGCTAGCTCATGCAATCAGGCACAAGACAATG GCAACTAAGGGAGGACCCAACCAAGCAGAGGTGGTAGTCATGTACAATGATGAAGTTGTTAGGAGGCATGTTGTGTACCTAGACCAGCATGAGTGTACATGTAGAGAGTGGCAAGTGAGTGGCAAGCCTTGTCCCCATGCATTGGCAGTCATAACATCTGAAAGGCAGCCAAATATGGAGAAATTTATGGATGTGGCCTACTTAGTGCATAAGTTCCAAGCAGCCTATGCAGGAATGATTCCTATCATCACTGATAAGAGCCAGTGGCCACAAGTGGATAAGGGGTTCAAGCTTCTTCCACCAATTGGCAAGAAAAGAGGACTTAGAAGGCAAAGGAAGAAGAGGGTTAAGGGATGCATGGAGAGAAGTGGAAAAGCCACTAGACATGTGACTTGCAAGGGCTATG GAAGAGGACAAGGAAGACAAAGACAAAAGGGGCCTAAGAAGGCTGCTGATAGGGAGAAGGAACCTACTCCAGCTCCTAAAACTGTACCAGCTCCTCAGCCTTCACTAGCACCAACACCAACAACAGCACCATCACCAAGGACCCTAAGAACAAGGGCAGTAGCAGCAAAGGAAAGAGAGGCAgaggcagcaacagcagcagcaagagAAAGAGAGGTAGCAGCAACAGTAGGTCAGGTTGGCAACAGGCCAGGACCAATTTCTAGAAG GAGGTTGAACTTGGAAGCTCCACAGCCCCTAGAAATGATCATTCTAGAGGCAGCCAAGAAGATGACCCCTAGGAAGAAGCAGCTAGCCACAAAGTTGAAGAAGTCTCCTGCCAAGGGGAAATGA
- the LOC136520791 gene encoding BURP domain-containing protein 6-like has protein sequence MARSLAAFPLLLVGAVIASAVYDEEDSVGRAYFLVHDLYPGSKMMLHFTGAATGAPALPRTRAESIPFTSTKIPEILSRLNVPAGSPAAAAIRSTLKECEAPPLDGVVAQLCVSSFKAMADFAASCLRTRDVRTATMTKLSKDGATPRQVYVVESVRPMPVSGGDMVACHRMPYPYAVFLCHTTTATLYTVTLAGADGTKADAGTACHKDASPGISWPTFKKLGVAPGSVPVCHFLPQDSMLWMRN, from the exons ATGGCGAGGTCACTCGCAGCTTTCCCGCTGCTCCTG GTCGGCGCCGTGATAGCTTCAGCTGTGTATGATGAGGAGGACTCGGTGGGCAGAGCTTACTTCCTCGTCCATGACCTGTACCCGGGTTCCAAGATGATGCTCCACTTCACCGGCGCCGCCACCGGAGCACCCGCGCTCCCACGCACCCGCGCGGAATCCATCCCGTTCACCTCCACCAAAATCCCGGAAATCCTGTCCCGCCTCAACGTCCCGGCCggctcccccgccgccgccgccatacgCTCCACCCTGAAAGAGTGCGAGGCCCCGCCACTGGACGGCGTGGTGGCCCAGCTCTGCGTCAGCTCCTTCAAGGCGATGGCCGACTTCGCCGCCTCTTGCCTCCGCACCCGAGACGTCCGCACGGCGACGATGACCAAGCTCAGCAAGGACGGGGCGACCCCGAGGCAAGTGTACGTGGTGGAGTCTGTCAGGCCCATGCCGGTGTCCGGCGGGGACATGGTGGCCTGCCACCGCATGCCCTACCCCTACGCCGTTTTCTTGTGCCACACGACCACCGCCACCTTGTACACGGTGACCCTTGCCGGCGCCGACGGGACCAAGGCCGATGCTGGGACGGCGTGCCACAAGGACGCGTCGCCCGGCATCTCCTGGCCGACGTTCAAGAAGCTCGGGGTGGCGCCGGGGAGCGTGCCAGTGTGCCACTTCCTGCCCCAGGACAGCATGCTCTGGATGCGCAATTAA
- the LOC136519715 gene encoding uncharacterized protein: MEAAFDAYFRAADLDRDGRISGQEAVAFFKGSGLPQPVLAQIWMYADRNRSGFLGREDFFNSLKLVTVAQSGRELTPDIVKSALFGPAAAKIPAPRINVSTPAPQTNSVASLPNATQAPRPVQQSPAPGPVQQNPAIRGTQGLPGASPNPQVRPPQPPNANTVPPAHGQGVASRPPMGSGPTGINHTSSTTSSLATDWFSGKRSASPLGATSQAPTRGISPQANLSSAGISAQHSTPVPGYNSHTPGATTPVNANLTNLNVMSSQPSVNDSKTLVPLGNGLSSNSTFGADPFSATSQPKQGSPLPPNVPNNLPSSTPPASAGHHHPPKPIQAGPVQGISSLSSNTSQLPHSQPAPRQQQFNATPSAPGPVSSNIPSGQIPSNPSQSQAPWPKITQVDVRKYMIVFIKVDRDRDGKITGEEARNLFLSWRLPRDILRKVWDLSDQDKDGMLSFKEFCIAVYLMERHREHRPLPDTVTDAIWAEGTALPSTGQFAENPSAPAPQASAGYTSRTMQGPHHGMLPSSMKPPSRRPLPLDADDTVKAEQQKPKVPVLEEHLVGQLSKEEQDTLDAKFKEASDADKKVQELEKEILDSREKTEFYRTKMQELILYKSRCENRFNEVSESMSADKREVQSLSAKYDERCKKVGDVASKLTMDEATFREIQEKKLEIYNAIVKLQKGDESDEKLQERANKIQSDLEELVKSLNEQCKRYGLRAKPTTLVELPFGWQPGIQETAYAWDEEWDRFGDEGFSIIKELTVEVEPPIAPKSQPTEDVKASINGASTEKEDNKGDKSAAAAEQAVEPETTPSNIKPESAKSPPVSPVKNKEDGSDERDKKQSGTNDISPRATESISNRGAMDSPTHGDKTHDGHSWGPSFDHGMDNDSLWNFGHKDGENGDSDLFFGPQGLPPIRTGGSSSGSSFVKEQKPFFDSVPGTPMEKPFFDSIPGTPVQKSLFDSIPGTPVQKSVFDYSAPSTPMQNSSFDYSVPSTPMQKSLFDSIPGTPVQRSVFDSVPSTPMQRSVFDSVPSTPTQKPFFDSFPSTPMQRSLFDSGPSRAESPTAGSMYGKEQKGFFDSSVPSTPMYNSSYTPRYSEAGEDSFDTMSQYSSFGMHENNSFGQRDSFSRFDSFTSNADNSGNDTFARFDSFRSTSDLGGGNSFMRYDSMNSSSDHDRGDPFARFDSMKSSDYNSRGYSFDDEDPFGTGPFKSTETTSSSPTKHGTDTWSAF, from the exons ATGGAGGCGGCCTTCGACGCCTACTTCCGCGCCGCGGATCTGGACCGCGACGGCCGCATCAGCGGCCAGGAGGCCGTCGCCTTCTTCAAGGGCTCCGGCCTGCCCCAGCCTGTCCTCGCACAG ATTTGGATGTATGCTGATAGAAATCGGTCTGGTTTTCTTGGGCGCGAAGACTTCTTCAATTCACTCAAACTCGTCACAGTAGCTCAGAGCGGCCGAGAATTGACACCTGATATTGTTAAATCAGCATTATTTGGACCAGCTGCTGCGAAAATCCCTGCTCCTCGGATAAATGTTTCTACACCTGCTCCTCAGACAAATAGCGTAGCTAGCCTCCCGAATGCCACTCAAGCACCACGCCCTGTTCAACAGAGTCCTGCACCAGGTCCTGTTCAACAGAATCCTGCCATAAGAGGTACACAAGGGCTTCCTGGTGCATCGCCAAATCCACAAGTCAGGCCGCCACAACCTCCAAATGCAAACACTGTGCCTCCTGCTCATGGTCAGGGAGTTGCATCAAGGCCACCCATGGGAAGTGGTCCTACTGGGATAAACCATACTAGTTCAACCACATCAAGTCTAGCTACCGATTGGTTCAGTGGTAAGAGAAGTGCAAGTCCGTTGGGTGCAACTTCACAAGCTCCAACCAGAGGTATTTCTCCGCAGGCCAACCTTAGCAGTGCGGGGATCTCAGCGCAGCATTCAACTCCTGTACCGGGCTACAATTCTCATACGCCAGGTGCTACAACACCTGTCAATGCAAATTTGACAAATTTGAACGTGATGTCTTCCCAACCATCAGTTAATGACTCCAAGACATTGGTGCCCTTGGGTAATGGATTGTCATCGAACTCAACTTTTGGTGCTGACCCTTTCTCTGCAACTTCACAACCGAAACAGGGTTCACCTTTGCCCCCCAATGTTCCAAATAATCTGCCGAGCTCTACACCTCCTGCCTCTGCTGGACATCATCACCCTCCTAAGCCAATACAGGCTGGTCCTGTGCAGGGTATATCCTCCCTTTCTTCTAATACTAGCCAGTTGCCACACAGTCAGCCAGCTCCGAGGCAACAACAATTTAATGCTACACCAAGTGCTCCAGGACCAGTGAGTTCAAATATTCCCAGTGGACAAATTCCTTCAAACCCAAGCCAATCTCAGGCCCCATGGCCGAAAATCACTCAAGTAGATGTCAGAAAATATATGATTGTATTTATCAAGGTAGATAGGGATCGTGATGGGAAAATCACTGGTGAAGAGGCAAGGAATCTATTTTTAAGTTGGAGGCTGCCAAGAG ATATCTTAAGGAAGGTGTGGGATTTGTCCGACCAGGATAAGGACGGGATGCTATCTTTCAAGGAATTTTGTATTGCTGTGTACTTAATGGAGAGACACCGAGAGCATCGTCCTCTTCCTGACACAGTAACGGATGCTATTTGGGCTGAGGGCACCGCACTACCCTCTACTGGCCAGTTTGCCGAAAATCCTAGTGCCCCTGCTCCTCAAGCAAGTGCAG GATACACAAGTAGAACAATGCAAGGACCACATCATGGGATGCTTCCCTCATCAATGAAGCCACCATCTCGAAGGCCTCTTCCTTTAGATGCTGATGATACTGTTAAGGCAGAGCAACAAAAGCCAAAGGTTCCTGTCTTGGAGGAACATCTAGTTGGCCAGCTGAGCAAGGAGGAACAAGATACACTGGATGCAAAGTTTAAGGAAGCTTCAGACGCTGATAAGAAA GTCCAAGAGTTGGAGAAGGAGATCCTTGATTCTAGAGAGAAGACCGAGTTTTATCGCACGAAGATGCAGGAGCTT ATTCTCTACAAAAGTAGGTGCGAGAACAGGTTTAATGAAGTCTCAGAAAGTATGTCTGCTGATAAACGTGAG GTCCAATCCCTTTCTGCAAAATATGATGAGAGATGCAAGAAGGTTGGAGATGTGGCATCAAAGCTAACAATGGATGAGGCTACTTTCCGTGAGATCCAG gagaagaagttggaaatTTATAACGCCATAGTTAAGCTGCAAAAAGGGGATGAAAGTGATGAGAAGCTTCAG GAGCGGGCTAATAAGATACAGTCAGATCTTGAGGAGCTTGTGAAATCTTTGAATGAGCAATGCAAGAGATATGGGTTGAGAGCTAAGCCAACTACTTTAGTGGAGCTTCCTTTTG GTTGGCAACCTGGAATTCAAGAGACAGCTTATGCATGGGATGAAGAATGGGATAGATTTGGAGATGAGG GATTCTCTATAATAAAAGAACTAACAGTTGAAGTGGAGCCTCCCATTGCACCAAAGAGTCAGCCTACTGAAGATGTTAAAGCATCTATAAATGGGGCATCAACAGAAAAAGAAGACAACAAGGGTGACaaatctgctgctgctgcggagCAGGCAGTGGAACCTGAAACAACACCATCGAATATCAAACCAGAGTCAGCAAAAAGCCCTCCAGTTAGTCCTGTCAAGAACAAAGAGGATGGTTCTGATGAACGTGATAAAAAGCAATCTGGAACAAATGACATCTCACCACGTGCCACTGAGAGTATCAG CAACCGTGGAGCAATGGATTCCCCTACTCATGGAGATAAAACCCATGATGGACACTCATGGGGCCCATCTTTTGATCATGGCATGGATAATGACTCTCTATGGAACTTTGGTCATAAG GATGGTGAGAATGGTGATTCAGATCTTTTCTTTGGGCCACAAGGTCTTCCCCCGATAAGAACCGGAGGTTCCTCATCTGGTAGTTCATTTGTCAAGGAACAGAAGCCGTTCTTTGATTCTGTTCCTGGTACTCCAATGGAGAAACCTTTCTTTGATTCCATCCCAGGCACGCCAGTTCAGAAATCCCTCTTTGATTCCATCCCAGGCACACCAGTTCAGAAATCCGTCTTTGATTACTCTGCCCCTAGCACGCCGATGCAGAACTCAAGCTTTGATTATTCTGTCCCAAGCACGCCGATGCAGAAGTCACTCTTTGATTCCATTCCTGGTACACCGGTTCAGAGATCAGTATTTGATTCTGTTCCGAGTACTCCAATGCAGAGATCTGTTTTTGATTCTGTTCCGAGCACGCCGACGCAGAAACCATTCTTCGACTCTTTTCCAAGCACTCCAATGCAGAGATCACTGTTTGATTCTGGGCCAAGCAGAGCAGAATCTCCTACTGCCGGCAGCATGTATGGCAAAGAGCAAAAGGGATTCTTTGATTCTTCAGTCCCGAGTACCCCAATGTACAACTCAAGCTACACGCCAAGGTATAGCGAAGCAGGAGAAGATTCATTCGACACCATGTCCCAATACAGCTCATTTGGCATGCACGAGAACAATTCCTTTGGACAGCGCGACAGCTTCTCGAGATTCGATTCCTTCACGAGCAATGCTGACAACAGTGGCAATGACACCTTTGCAAGGTTCGATTCTTTCCGCAGCACTTCAGATCTGGGTGGGGGCAACAGCTTCATGAGGTATGATTCCATGAACAGCAGCAGCGACCATGACAGAGGTGACCCGTTTGCGAGGTTTGATTCAATGAAGAGCAGTGACTACAACAGCCGGGGCTACTCATTTGATGATGAGGACCCCTTTGGAACTGGGCCGTTTAAATCGACAGAGACCACGAGCAGCAGCCCGACGAAACATGGGACGGACACATGGAGCGCGTTTTGA